A region from the Deltaproteobacteria bacterium genome encodes:
- a CDS encoding PilZ domain-containing protein, which produces MGGILTVQGRSDTRLRYRFANLEQARAHIHDVRGESLFFVRDDQLRFLPDTPVCLSMTFDQGDVTRLLHGRVAGRVEGAGTWLQIADTRPLREIPPTEAVRRGVRIGCDEPVEARSGHRVSTGRMRDLSPGGARLRGMFGFASGDRIELRILSAGGLAFHDLSYAHVVWVEDGEMGVQFDRSDSVGRNAVARLLVETEELWAAAWEGTHPPTCCGERGLLDPVPPRERERAAGAG; this is translated from the coding sequence ATGGGAGGGATCTTGACCGTCCAGGGCCGCAGCGACACGCGACTCCGCTACCGATTCGCCAATCTCGAGCAGGCTCGCGCGCACATCCACGACGTCCGCGGCGAGTCGCTGTTCTTCGTCCGCGACGACCAGCTGCGTTTCCTTCCCGATACGCCCGTCTGCCTCTCGATGACGTTCGATCAGGGCGATGTCACCCGCCTCTTGCACGGGCGCGTCGCCGGGCGCGTGGAGGGAGCCGGCACCTGGCTTCAGATTGCCGATACGCGCCCGCTGCGCGAGATCCCGCCGACGGAGGCGGTGCGGCGCGGCGTCCGCATCGGCTGCGACGAGCCCGTGGAAGCGCGATCGGGGCACCGCGTGAGCACGGGCCGCATGCGCGACCTCAGCCCCGGTGGAGCTCGTCTCCGCGGAATGTTCGGATTCGCTTCCGGGGATCGCATCGAGCTCAGGATTCTCTCCGCCGGCGGGTTGGCCTTCCACGACCTGTCGTACGCGCACGTCGTCTGGGTCGAGGACGGCGAGATGGGCGTGCAGTTCGATAGGTCAGACTCCGTCGGGCGCAACGCCGTCGCGCGGCTCCTCGTCGAAACGGAGGAGCTCTGGGCGGCGGCGTGGGAGGGTACACACCCGCCCACCTGCTGCGGCGAGCGGGGGCTGCTCGATCCCGTGCCGCCGCGCGAGCGCGAGCGCGCCGCCGGCGCCGGGTAG
- a CDS encoding HAD-IB family hydrolase, whose product MSESAQKRFDRGAFFDVDGTLISTNVVDAYAYYVFHRGTIFGTAQRLIRGLAMAPLYALTDRMNRKAFNELFYRAYRGLSEDRLVELAQDLCDKVLKPAVYPGALDIIAECRKAGCKIVLCTGAIDITMRPLQEYLGADDLIANSLQFVEGFATGKVIPPIVEGANKANRVRDYCVRHGLRLDLSHAYSDSLSDYPMLTVVGRPTVVNPDRRLRSHARAYEWPILDLTLTGRKHLPR is encoded by the coding sequence GTGAGTGAGAGCGCGCAGAAGCGCTTCGATCGCGGTGCCTTCTTCGACGTCGACGGCACGCTGATCTCCACCAACGTCGTCGACGCGTACGCCTACTACGTCTTCCACCGTGGAACGATCTTCGGGACCGCCCAGCGCCTGATCCGCGGGCTCGCGATGGCGCCTCTCTACGCGCTCACCGACCGGATGAACCGCAAGGCGTTCAACGAGCTGTTCTACCGCGCCTACCGCGGGCTTTCCGAGGACCGTCTGGTCGAGCTTGCCCAGGATCTCTGTGACAAGGTGCTCAAGCCCGCCGTCTATCCCGGCGCGCTGGACATCATCGCGGAATGCCGGAAGGCGGGATGCAAGATCGTCCTCTGCACGGGGGCCATCGACATCACCATGCGGCCCCTTCAGGAATACCTGGGCGCCGACGATCTGATCGCGAACTCGCTCCAGTTCGTGGAAGGCTTCGCCACCGGCAAGGTCATCCCGCCGATCGTCGAGGGAGCCAACAAGGCCAACCGCGTGCGCGACTATTGCGTCCGACACGGCCTGCGCCTCGACCTGTCCCATGCCTACAGCGATTCACTTTCCGACTATCCGATGCTGACGGTGGTTGGAAGGCCGACGGTCGTGAATCCCGACCGCCGGCTGCGCTCGCACGCGCGCGCCTACGAATGGCCCATCCTCGATCTCACTCTGACGGGCCGTAAACACTTGCCGCGCTGA
- a CDS encoding PAS domain S-box protein gives MPVTYIGNPPRSAARSPAGRKRAIPAPPPGRRCVSSCSMAGEAGAARQLAGLLRGGGRDRVAQRVARVVAEACAGVEPAEASRLCSTLRESILELCEKGALTVPEARTLCQEVDAAEAATLETLTTPHRALDALERALSDTSARALPQLAVEGTLAADSAALLIAEHDALMVRATAGLELPTEAAGAHSVSARAVDERAIVEVADSEGARAVYAVPLRLGEEVLGALRVSSQTAWKFNEDEKRFLRAIATRAAALLTGEGPQARLEHTLRTFESLIEASPLPIVSIDRDGRVQIWNRAAEELFGWPRIEVLGRPLPLVPPDLREESAAIQEETLAGQVIRNREVRRRRKDGTEIDLALSVAPLRDPGGAVSGSIAILVDISDRKQRETQAARTARFREHFVGIVSHDLRNPLTAIVTSAHLLLRYGELPERQARVVARIASSADRMARMIDDLLDFARSKLGGEFPIHRRRIDLRQICEQTVEELEFAFTRQVKLEANGDLWGDWDPDRIAQVISNLVGNAVQHSDGDVKVTLRGEADVVVLETHNGGPPIPHEVLSHIFEPGRRGDARSGGLGLGLFIVQQIVLAHGGSIEVTSNDGDGTKFTVALPRKGRHK, from the coding sequence ATGCCCGTAACATATATCGGGAACCCGCCGCGGTCAGCCGCTCGATCGCCCGCTGGGCGGAAGCGGGCGATCCCCGCTCCGCCTCCCGGGCGCCGATGCGTAAGTTCTTGTTCGATGGCGGGCGAGGCAGGCGCAGCCCGGCAGCTTGCCGGGCTCCTCCGCGGCGGCGGACGCGACCGCGTCGCGCAGCGCGTTGCGCGTGTCGTCGCTGAAGCCTGCGCCGGTGTCGAGCCCGCGGAAGCCTCGCGGCTCTGCTCGACCTTGCGCGAGTCGATCCTCGAGCTTTGCGAGAAGGGAGCGTTGACCGTCCCCGAGGCGCGCACGTTGTGCCAGGAAGTCGACGCTGCCGAGGCAGCAACGCTGGAAACGCTCACCACGCCCCACCGCGCTCTCGATGCTCTGGAGCGTGCGCTATCCGACACGTCGGCGCGCGCTCTTCCGCAGCTCGCCGTGGAAGGGACGCTTGCCGCGGACTCCGCGGCGCTGCTGATCGCCGAGCACGACGCCTTGATGGTGCGGGCAACCGCTGGCCTCGAGCTGCCCACGGAAGCGGCGGGTGCCCACAGCGTGTCCGCGCGGGCCGTCGATGAGCGAGCGATCGTCGAGGTCGCGGACAGCGAGGGCGCGCGCGCCGTGTACGCGGTGCCGTTGCGATTGGGCGAAGAGGTGCTCGGGGCATTGCGCGTCTCCTCGCAGACGGCCTGGAAATTCAATGAGGACGAAAAGCGCTTCCTTCGCGCCATCGCGACGCGGGCGGCAGCGCTCCTCACGGGCGAGGGTCCTCAGGCGCGCCTCGAGCACACCCTGCGCACGTTCGAGTCGCTGATCGAGGCATCCCCCTTGCCGATCGTGTCGATCGATCGCGACGGCAGGGTGCAGATCTGGAACCGCGCCGCCGAAGAGCTGTTCGGTTGGCCCCGGATCGAGGTCCTCGGACGGCCGCTTCCGCTGGTGCCTCCCGACCTGCGGGAGGAGTCGGCGGCAATCCAGGAGGAGACGCTCGCGGGCCAGGTGATCCGCAATCGCGAGGTGCGCCGCAGGCGCAAGGACGGGACGGAGATCGACCTCGCGCTTTCCGTGGCGCCGCTGCGAGATCCGGGCGGGGCGGTTTCCGGCTCCATCGCCATCCTGGTGGACATCAGCGATCGCAAGCAGCGGGAAACGCAGGCGGCGCGGACGGCGCGCTTCCGCGAGCATTTCGTCGGCATCGTCAGCCACGACCTGCGCAACCCGTTGACCGCGATCGTGACCTCCGCGCACCTGTTGCTCCGGTACGGGGAGCTTCCCGAGCGCCAGGCGCGCGTGGTGGCGCGCATCGCTTCCAGCGCCGACCGGATGGCGCGGATGATTGACGATCTGCTGGACTTCGCGCGGTCGAAGCTCGGCGGCGAATTCCCCATCCACCGGCGCCGGATCGACCTGCGGCAGATCTGCGAGCAGACGGTGGAAGAGCTGGAGTTCGCCTTCACGCGCCAGGTCAAGCTCGAAGCGAACGGCGATCTCTGGGGCGACTGGGACCCCGACCGGATCGCGCAGGTGATCTCCAATCTGGTCGGCAACGCCGTGCAGCACAGCGACGGCGACGTGAAGGTCACCTTGCGCGGCGAGGCCGACGTCGTGGTTTTGGAGACGCACAACGGCGGTCCACCCATCCCGCACGAAGTGCTCTCGCACATCTTCGAGCCCGGACGGCGCGGGGACGCGCGCTCCGGAGGACTGGGCCTCGGCCTCTTCATCGTCCAGCAGATCGTCCTTGCGCACGGCGGCAGCATCGAGGTGACCTCGAATGACGGCGACGGCACCAAATTCACCGTCGCACTCCCCCGCAAGGGCCGCCACAAGTAG
- a CDS encoding Bax inhibitor-1/YccA family protein, giving the protein MASVYRWMAFGLALTGIVAWAVTNTPGLLSAFYRIEDGHLVGVTGLFWAVGIAELVLVWMFASVVQRASLGAAVGMFLAYCALSGVTFSVYLLAYTATSIASTLFITGGAFFGLSVYGTVTKRNLDAWRSFLFIGLIGVILASIVNLFLRSNAVEFVMSCAGVVIFAGLTAYDTQKLRALGEQGEERHALVGALALYLDFVNLFLFLLRFMGRRRE; this is encoded by the coding sequence ATGGCCTCGGTCTACCGCTGGATGGCCTTCGGCCTGGCGCTGACCGGAATCGTGGCCTGGGCGGTGACCAACACGCCCGGCCTTTTGTCGGCCTTCTACCGCATCGAGGACGGCCATCTCGTGGGAGTGACCGGCCTCTTCTGGGCCGTAGGGATCGCGGAGCTGGTGCTGGTGTGGATGTTCGCCTCGGTCGTCCAGCGCGCGTCGCTCGGCGCCGCAGTGGGAATGTTCCTCGCCTACTGCGCCCTCTCCGGCGTCACCTTCTCCGTCTATCTGCTCGCGTACACCGCCACCTCGATCGCCTCGACCTTGTTCATCACCGGGGGCGCGTTCTTCGGTCTCTCCGTTTACGGGACGGTGACGAAGCGGAACCTGGACGCCTGGCGCAGCTTCCTCTTCATCGGCCTCATCGGGGTCATCCTCGCCAGCATCGTGAACCTGTTCCTGCGCAGCAACGCGGTCGAGTTCGTCATGTCCTGCGCTGGCGTGGTCATCTTTGCCGGCCTCACGGCCTACGACACGCAGAAGCTGCGCGCGCTGGGCGAGCAGGGCGAGGAGCGCCACGCGCTGGTCGGGGCGCTCGCGCTCTACCTGGACTTCGTGAACCTGTTCCTGTTCCTGCTCCGGTTCATGGGCCGGCGCCGTGAGTGA
- a CDS encoding redoxin domain-containing protein, protein MSAFRDVQTKFADKNAQVLGVSMDDLETQKRFAQSLNLPFPLGADPAGETADKYGVRKGTYAGRVTFVIGGDGQVLKVVEGKDALDPSPALDACPLHRKKT, encoded by the coding sequence ATGTCGGCGTTCCGCGATGTGCAGACGAAGTTCGCCGACAAGAACGCCCAGGTCCTGGGCGTCTCGATGGACGACCTGGAGACGCAGAAGCGTTTCGCGCAAAGCCTGAATCTGCCCTTCCCCCTCGGCGCAGATCCCGCCGGAGAGACGGCGGACAAGTACGGCGTGCGCAAGGGGACGTACGCCGGCCGGGTGACTTTCGTGATCGGCGGCGACGGACAGGTGCTCAAGGTCGTCGAAGGCAAGGACGCCCTCGATCCCAGTCCGGCCCTCGACGCGTGCCCGCTGCACCGCAAGAAGACGTAG
- a CDS encoding redoxin domain-containing protein translates to MTPALLMALVAAVAPGQKAPAFSVETTSGKKTLDDYKGQTLVLAFFPKAFTGG, encoded by the coding sequence ATGACACCCGCCCTGCTGATGGCCCTCGTGGCCGCGGTGGCGCCTGGGCAAAAGGCGCCGGCGTTCTCCGTGGAGACGACGAGCGGAAAGAAGACGCTCGACGACTACAAGGGGCAAACGCTGGTGCTCGCCTTCTTCCCCAAGGCGTTCACCGGAGGCTGA
- a CDS encoding iron transporter: MRLPKHFIRTREDGATHTEAAHSPGGRSLRDLVFGANDGLVAAFAVVSGVHGAAFSTRIVLLAGLAELIGGTIAMGLGAFLAVKSEQEFILREREREEREVREFPDEERKEVRTIFARKGFRGQALEQMVQHVTADPVFWVDTMMTEELGLTAGPTGAPLRSGLVVALAYALGASFPVIPYALHIAVPTAFALSVGCTLVALFVAGSAKTRMTGRPWLRSGLETVLVGAIAAAATFFAGRLIAG; encoded by the coding sequence ATGCGGCTGCCCAAGCACTTCATCCGCACACGGGAGGACGGCGCAACGCACACGGAGGCGGCGCACAGTCCTGGCGGCCGTTCGCTGCGCGACCTCGTGTTCGGCGCGAACGACGGCCTGGTGGCCGCCTTCGCCGTCGTCTCCGGCGTCCACGGCGCGGCGTTCTCCACCCGCATCGTCTTGCTCGCCGGCCTGGCCGAGCTGATCGGCGGGACCATCGCCATGGGCCTCGGCGCGTTCCTCGCGGTCAAGAGCGAGCAGGAGTTCATCCTCCGCGAGCGGGAACGCGAGGAGCGCGAGGTGCGCGAGTTCCCCGACGAAGAGCGCAAGGAGGTGCGCACCATCTTCGCCCGCAAGGGATTTCGCGGGCAGGCGCTGGAGCAGATGGTCCAGCACGTCACCGCGGACCCGGTGTTCTGGGTGGACACGATGATGACTGAAGAGCTCGGCCTGACCGCAGGGCCGACGGGAGCGCCCCTTCGATCCGGCCTGGTCGTGGCGCTGGCGTACGCCCTGGGCGCGAGCTTTCCCGTCATCCCATACGCGCTCCACATCGCAGTCCCCACTGCGTTCGCGCTTTCCGTCGGATGCACGCTCGTGGCGCTGTTCGTCGCCGGATCGGCGAAGACGCGAATGACGGGGCGCCCCTGGCTGCGCAGCGGCTTGGAGACGGTCCTGGTCGGAGCCATCGCAGCCGCTGCCACCTTCTTCGCCGGAAGGCTGATCGCGGGATGA
- a CDS encoding c-type cytochrome has product MLRMILSLTLVAAAARAQPGEAQSLRRVVALLDYVAGDYARAVGEHGEVLSQAEHVEQIGFVEDAARELRADVNGRGEDLARRLDALKKQVADRAPPAEVARGARGIRDEIVQRFNVILLPQRAPDPGRGARLYAQACAACHGVDGHPNLALELPTKPPDFRTEAGPLTPQRIFSAATYGVPKTAMPAFDSALTDEERWDVAFYVLSLAHPAASPRGLELARAALLPSRYADLATMSDDDLRARLAAAGLGAGEQEQALAAVRAGPFAEDVQGSPFGLSQARAAVRTAVALARKSDRAGARRTLISAYLDHFEPHEAALRARDAELVQEVEGSFLALRAAIDGRQPDLEARAARLDGLLEKADARGPGGGLVAFVAALAIALREGVEAALLVAAMLALLRKAGREGDARAVHVGWISALLAGALTWWASGMLLLHLSGASRELAEGVLQLVTAALLLYASHWLLASLSARRLVSFLSAKTMAAGSAAVILGLTFAAVYREMFEVVLFFRGLLLEAPGNGAAVAAGALAGLLALIALVAAFQRLGRKLQPRPLLVTCGVLLCALAVLMVGHGVRSLQVLGALPLTIWGAFQVPALGLYATREGLCAQAFVVVALIASALWTALRRDRRDGPADRQAAAAA; this is encoded by the coding sequence ATGTTGAGAATGATTCTCAGTCTCACTCTCGTCGCGGCCGCGGCGCGAGCGCAGCCTGGCGAGGCGCAGTCGCTGCGGCGGGTGGTGGCGCTCCTCGACTACGTCGCCGGCGACTATGCGCGCGCGGTCGGCGAGCATGGCGAGGTCCTCTCGCAGGCGGAGCACGTCGAGCAGATCGGATTCGTCGAGGATGCCGCTCGCGAGCTGCGCGCGGACGTGAACGGCCGCGGGGAGGATCTGGCGCGCCGGCTGGACGCCCTGAAGAAGCAGGTGGCGGACCGCGCGCCGCCCGCGGAGGTCGCCCGCGGCGCCCGGGGCATCCGCGACGAGATCGTGCAGCGCTTCAACGTCATCCTCCTGCCGCAGCGCGCCCCCGATCCGGGTCGCGGCGCCCGGTTGTACGCGCAGGCTTGCGCCGCGTGCCACGGCGTGGATGGGCATCCGAACCTCGCGCTCGAGCTTCCCACGAAGCCGCCGGACTTCCGGACGGAGGCAGGGCCGCTGACGCCGCAGCGGATCTTCAGCGCGGCGACGTACGGCGTTCCCAAGACGGCGATGCCCGCGTTCGATTCCGCCCTCACCGACGAAGAGCGCTGGGACGTGGCTTTCTACGTGCTTTCGCTGGCGCATCCGGCCGCTTCCCCCCGCGGTCTCGAGCTGGCCCGCGCGGCGCTGCTGCCCAGCCGGTACGCCGACCTGGCGACGATGTCGGACGACGATCTCCGCGCGCGGCTCGCCGCAGCGGGACTGGGCGCGGGCGAGCAGGAACAGGCCCTCGCGGCGGTGCGCGCCGGTCCATTCGCCGAGGACGTCCAGGGCTCCCCGTTCGGGCTTTCGCAAGCTCGCGCGGCGGTGCGCACCGCCGTCGCGCTTGCGCGCAAGAGCGATCGCGCTGGCGCGAGGCGCACGCTGATCTCCGCCTACCTCGATCATTTCGAGCCGCACGAAGCGGCGCTCCGCGCCAGGGACGCAGAGCTCGTCCAGGAGGTGGAAGGCTCCTTTCTCGCTCTGCGCGCAGCCATCGACGGGCGGCAGCCGGACCTGGAAGCGCGCGCGGCCCGGCTCGATGGCCTGCTGGAAAAAGCCGATGCCCGCGGACCCGGCGGGGGGCTTGTTGCGTTCGTAGCCGCGCTGGCGATCGCGCTGCGCGAAGGAGTGGAGGCGGCGCTGCTGGTGGCGGCGATGCTCGCGCTCTTGCGCAAGGCCGGCCGCGAGGGCGACGCGCGAGCCGTGCACGTCGGCTGGATTTCCGCGCTGCTCGCCGGCGCTTTGACGTGGTGGGCATCGGGCATGCTGCTCCTGCACCTGTCCGGCGCGAGCCGGGAGCTCGCCGAGGGAGTCTTGCAGCTCGTCACCGCCGCACTGCTGCTCTACGCGAGCCATTGGCTGCTCGCGTCGCTCTCCGCGCGAAGGCTGGTGTCGTTCCTCTCGGCGAAGACGATGGCCGCGGGAAGCGCGGCCGTGATCCTCGGGCTCACCTTCGCCGCCGTCTACCGCGAGATGTTCGAGGTGGTCCTCTTCTTCCGCGGGCTCCTCCTCGAAGCGCCCGGCAACGGCGCGGCGGTCGCGGCTGGAGCGCTGGCGGGGCTGCTCGCGCTGATTGCGCTGGTGGCGGCGTTCCAGCGACTCGGGCGAAAGCTGCAGCCGCGCCCGCTGCTCGTCACCTGCGGCGTGCTGCTCTGCGCGCTGGCCGTGCTGATGGTGGGGCACGGGGTGCGCTCGCTGCAGGTTCTCGGCGCGCTGCCGCTGACGATCTGGGGCGCCTTCCAGGTCCCGGCGCTGGGGCTCTACGCGACGCGAGAGGGACTTTGCGCGCAGGCGTTCGTCGTCGTTGCGCTCATCGCGTCGGCGCTGTGGACGGCGCTTCGCCGGGATCGGCGAGATGGACCCGCCGATCGGCAGGCCGCTGCAGCCGCTTGA
- a CDS encoding DUF2088 domain-containing protein encodes MRSLDRLRQSYDEDSQVVIQEKRSPPRMLFSDTEVLLEEVPVGTRVVFPNPPVEELANWRAAIRWAINHPEGCDPLHAQLRPGMRVVIAIDDISLPLPPMRTPDVRQFMLEIVLQLLADSGVDDVHLLIANALHRRMTEAEMRRMVGSRIFDAYYPDYYTNHDAEEPGAIVELGTTDAGEKVRISRRAVEADLVIYLNVNFVPMDGGHKSVGTGLTDYLGLRAHHTPQAIRGSKSYMEPKHSELHSSVDRIGKVIDQHLNVFHIETALNNKMFHGAMAFLGKREEDFTDFDRAALAGLRWTLQRAPRALRQNVFHRVPAAYGLIACAAGRTELAHEKILQACRRQLFVKVRGQADILVAGIPYISPYNVNSILNPLLVQVMACGYFFNMNRGVPLVKKGGTLIVTHPCMDEFDPVQHPSYIEFFHRLLPETTDAMALHMKYEREFAQNPSYVHLYRKGNAYHGAHPFYMWYWGENGRQHLGQIIAVGTENTHVPELMGWERADTLAEAIDMARGRQGRSAEITLMHHPPMVMTEVALAAHEGVRQLPEHGGGPSAKPGIAAKEQP; translated from the coding sequence ATGCGCTCGCTGGACAGGCTGCGCCAAAGCTACGACGAGGATTCGCAGGTCGTCATCCAGGAAAAGCGATCCCCGCCGCGCATGTTGTTCTCCGACACGGAGGTCCTCCTCGAAGAGGTCCCCGTGGGAACGCGCGTGGTGTTTCCCAATCCGCCGGTCGAGGAGCTGGCCAATTGGCGGGCCGCGATCCGCTGGGCCATCAACCATCCCGAAGGGTGCGACCCGCTGCACGCGCAGCTCCGTCCGGGCATGCGGGTGGTCATCGCCATCGACGACATCTCGCTGCCCCTGCCGCCGATGCGCACTCCCGACGTGCGCCAGTTCATGCTGGAGATCGTCCTCCAGCTCCTCGCCGATTCCGGCGTCGACGACGTGCATCTGTTGATCGCGAACGCGCTGCACCGCCGCATGACCGAGGCGGAGATGCGCCGGATGGTCGGGTCGCGGATCTTCGACGCGTACTACCCCGACTACTACACCAACCACGACGCGGAGGAACCCGGCGCCATCGTCGAGTTGGGGACCACCGACGCCGGGGAGAAGGTGCGGATCTCCCGGCGCGCGGTGGAAGCGGATCTGGTCATCTACCTCAACGTCAACTTCGTCCCCATGGACGGCGGCCACAAGTCGGTCGGCACCGGACTCACCGACTACCTGGGCCTGCGCGCGCACCACACGCCGCAGGCCATCCGCGGCTCGAAGAGCTACATGGAGCCGAAGCACTCGGAGCTGCACAGCTCCGTCGATCGCATCGGCAAGGTCATCGACCAGCACCTCAACGTCTTCCACATCGAGACCGCGCTCAACAACAAGATGTTCCACGGAGCGATGGCGTTCCTCGGCAAGCGCGAGGAGGACTTCACCGACTTCGACCGCGCTGCGCTCGCCGGCCTGCGCTGGACGCTGCAGCGGGCGCCGCGAGCGCTGCGGCAGAACGTCTTCCACCGGGTGCCCGCCGCGTACGGCCTGATCGCCTGCGCCGCCGGACGCACCGAGCTCGCGCACGAGAAGATCCTCCAGGCCTGCCGCCGCCAGCTCTTCGTCAAGGTCCGCGGCCAGGCCGACATCCTCGTCGCGGGCATCCCCTACATCAGCCCGTACAACGTGAACTCCATCCTCAACCCGCTGCTCGTGCAGGTGATGGCCTGCGGCTACTTCTTCAACATGAACCGCGGCGTGCCGCTGGTGAAGAAGGGCGGGACGCTGATCGTCACCCACCCGTGCATGGACGAATTCGATCCGGTCCAGCACCCGAGCTACATCGAGTTCTTCCATCGCCTGCTGCCGGAGACGACCGACGCGATGGCGCTGCACATGAAGTACGAGCGGGAGTTCGCGCAGAATCCCTCGTACGTGCACCTCTATCGCAAGGGCAACGCGTACCACGGCGCCCACCCCTTCTACATGTGGTACTGGGGCGAGAACGGCCGCCAGCACCTGGGCCAGATCATCGCCGTCGGCACCGAGAACACCCACGTGCCCGAGTTGATGGGCTGGGAACGCGCCGACACGCTGGCGGAGGCCATCGACATGGCGCGCGGCCGGCAGGGGCGCTCGGCGGAGATCACGCTGATGCATCACCCGCCGATGGTGATGACCGAGGTCGCTCTCGCCGCGCACGAAGGCGTGCGGCAGCTTCCGGAGCATGGCGGCGGGCCTTCGGCGAAGCCCGGGATCGCGGCGAAGGAACAACCTTGA